In Fusarium verticillioides 7600 chromosome 6, whole genome shotgun sequence, the sequence TGGATGGCGGTAACGCCGATGGAGCGATACCCAAGCCGGGCAATCGCAAGTCATTATTGATTCAACTTGAATACAAGCTTAAACTTGATTCAAAGATGCAGTCAAGTAATCAGTCTGTGGTATGAGGTTATGGTATCCCTTTTGCCCAAGGGATTGTTGATCTCGACCCCAAGCAGCCCTTCAGCCCTTTAGCCCTTCGGATAGGCCAACAAACAAGGCCAGAAAAGCTTGGTCGATGCACGTCCAAGGGAATCAATCAATAATGGATCTATTTTAAGGCCAAACCAAACGAAACGTGGACCTGCATCTGCAGGGTACGGCAGGGCAGAGCAGGGTTGGATTTAGATCAGGTACGAGAGGGGAGAGGGATCTTTGTTCAAGCTGTCTTAATACGAGCTTGATTGGTGAATTCGTATCTTGTGTTGCGCAAGCACTTTGAGGGTCGATCATTGGAGGTAGCGTAATatgggtggatggatgagtgAAAGGTTTCATGGTTCCGCGGGTCTCCGCAGCCCGCGCCGTTAGAGCCTTAGATCCAATACCGTACCTAAGTTACTAAGGTAGCTGAAGGCTTAGACGTATTCGCtttgtctgtgtctgtgtaGGTACGTTCTGATTGAAGGGACTCACCTGACGCTCTCACGTGTCAGAAGCTAACAAAAGTTGCTAACATTACATtagtcaagaagagaaaagaggctcCGAGAAACAACCACATCGTCTCGTCTCATGCACGGAGCATAGAGAGAATGGAGAATGGCCGTAGCCGACCGTTTCACCGACAGCAAAACAAAACACGCGACTTTGTCAACACACTACGACGTCGCACCTGTACCGGTACCTGTACCTGTAGCTAGAGGGCCTGTTATCTTCTGCCCCTAGCTAGCAGAGTCAATGGGCCAAAGAATTTGTTGGTTTGTTGCACAGCAACTCGTCCAAGGCTTTGCAGCCTCGAGTCACGAGTTTACGGTTGCGGTAGACGCTCAGGAAcaagattgattgactttgaggcgTCAAGTTTACCCCGAATATCTATTACAGTAACTTGGAGCTTAGCTCTGGATATGAGTGGAGTAGCCTGCGCTAGAGAGTGGAGGCTGTTTCGCGACGTGACGTGACCACCAGAAGAACAGAACAAAACGCAGAGAGAGCCAGGAGAGCCAAAGAGACCCTGGTTTTGAAGGGCGCCTGATCATGACAGGGACCCACGGGAGTTGTCCAGCTGAGTTGGGTTGGATTGGGTTGGGTACGTTAGGTAGGTCTCTCTGTCTATGGCTTCACTTGACCCCTCGAGTCCGAGTCGAGTTGAAAAAGAGCCCGACTCGTGTGTAACcaaacaagacaaagaaagctCTTATCTCTCACCAGTCtcgatctgatctgatcaacTGATTCCTGAGACGTTGTTGGGTGGCCCACCCCAGCAATAGCCAAGTAAAGCTCTCTTTAAAGTCTagaagccaaagacaccTTAGGGACCTTGAAATGACAGGGGTCGAGGTGCCGGTTACAGCGCTCACAGCTCTAGCCTCCAGGTCACCCCCGCCCAGAAACCTCCACTTACGGCACCATGCCGCGTGCGTCTCTCTTTGTCCCTCCCCCTCTCATCAGCCAttgccatgccatgtcatTGATTCGAATGCATTGTCTTTTGTCGTCACTAATAACACGCATGAGAGAATTGATAACCTTTGTATTGTAACTTTTATGATCTACTCTCTTCCCACTCcccatcgccaagaagagagTTTACAGattattattttttttcCCTTTATGAGATCGATCTATCACTGATCCTAACCGATTTGACTTTGCAGTCAGGCCAGCCACACTGACATCAACTTTCCTCATTGCACTCACTCGCTCACGTTGTTTGCCTGGCAACTGATACTGACCTtgttctggctcttcttgtTTCTGGAGCCTCCCGTCTCATCATAAAGCAAAGCTCCGACCTACCTAGGCCATGCCATAATTTTCTGTCACTCACCTTTCCCCCCGTTTCCGAAGGTTCCCATCGAAGCTTcacttctttttctcttctcttcccttcctccatcctcttctccaaaaaCTAAAAGAGAGTGACCAGTCAACAAACGGATGATCGGCCTAGACCAGAGGTGACGTCTTTGGTTTATGTGACTTGTATATCTCCGAGTGaccccaagcccaaacccaaacccaaacccaaacGTCACCTCACTCACGTCTCTCTCTTttatcctcttcttcctcttcctttcacTCTCTCCTATCCTCGTCTCCATTCACCTATTTTGGAGAGTTTTGTTTTTGTACAGTCGCTCAATATGCGTCCTCCGCGCGTTTTTGTTCTTATACTCTTTATCGCagcctctctcctcctcttctgtcgCGCTATATCATCCTCGCTTCGTACCGCCTACGCCGATTACCCCGCTGGTAACTTCAGGTCTAGACAAAAGACTGACTCCATTTCGTCTCAGTCTCGGTCACATCATGATGATACAGAAAAGTCTCCAAAGTCCGTTTGGAATTCCATGTACTACAACACCCCATTCTCATTATTTCCACCAAATGCTGCCATCAGCTTGACCGACGACAACAGCACTTCCTTTGCCGCCCGTCCCGCCGCTTTTGGTCCTAGGCTCGCTATGCGAGGTCTAAGTGGTCAATTATGGGTGGGCAGTGGTTTCGCAGAGGATGCTCTTATACATGGTACCGGCGAATTGGGCTGCAGCGACACGCCAGGTTGGAACGAGAGAGCAGAGGCCATTGCTCTGCACAAGGCCTTGAGGGCTGCTGTCCCTTCTATCTCGACTTCCAGGTCCAGCACTTCTGTCCGTGCTGCTAAACGAAGCCGAGTCGTTATCCCCAACGCTGGCAATGGTCACACCACCTCCAGCCATGTCTCTGTCATGCATGACCATTCCGAAATCGACGGCAAAGTGGCGCTACTAATGCGAGGCGGTTGCGGTTTTCTCGACAAAGTAATGTGGGCGCAGCGAAGAGGCGCTCTCGCCGTCATCGTTGGCGATAATCAGAAAGGCGGCCCTCTTATCCAGATGTTTGCGCATGGCCCCGAGGTCGATAATGTCACCATTCCATCCGTTTTCACTGCTCGCACGACCGCGCAGTTGCTGTCTGCGCTAACGCAACCAGGCAGCTTCATTGAAGATACATTAGACAACCAAGGCAATCCTGTTCTTAGAGTTCAGAGAGGTCCCAAGTCTAGGAAGCACAGTAAACAAGGCGTCAAGTCCACGATTACCGCCTCCACTCACGATAGACGATCTGCCGACGACAGCGACAGCCAAATTGAAGAGCAATCTACcaaaccaaccaacaaaaAGCGAAAGACAGCGCTTAGATTCTCCAGGAAAACATTCAccaagaaaaacaaggtTGTCAGAGGATCACCCAAAGAAATTCGAAGCCCCCTCTTATCTGAGGATAATTACGACGACTGGAGGCATCCTGGGTCCAGAAGGTTTAAACCTGTAATTCCGTCCAAGGCTTCCCTCGTTCGCGATCGCACGAGCGACGACGAGCCTGAAcccgatgaggaagaaatcCTGGTTGAATTCTTGacagaggatgatgataacgTTCTTGACTTTTCCCACGAACGAGGCGATGAAGGACATGATGAGCCtgacgaagccgaggatgACGCACACGATGGACTCTGGGTCACCATCACTCCCACGAGTAATGCTAGCCCGTTTTTCGATACGCTTCTCGTACTGGTGGTTAGCCCGCTAGTCACTCTGAGTTTCGTATACGCCCTTTTGATTCTTCGCGCTAGAATCCGCCGAAGGCGCTGGAGAGCTCCCAAATCAGTCGTTGAACGCCTGCCCGTGCGCACGTTCCATACAGTCGCTCCCTCGCCGCCTTTGACACCGAGAACTCCCTCACCGTCCGCTCCGACACCAACCACTCCTCTACTACAGGAATCTCCCTCACGGCCGCGACCTCGGTCGAGGGGCTCAACGGGTATTCCCGAAGAAGAAACGCGACCTAGTGACGCCATACCAACACCTTCAAACCCAACCAGGAACAATGCTCGATCTGAGCGCGAGAAGGGTTCTGGTGGGTTTTCTGCTGAGTGGAAAAAGTATATGGGTCGCCAAGTCGAATGTGTGGTGTGTCTTGAAGAATATGTCGATGGCGTGAGCCAAGTCATGAGCCTCCCATGCGGTCACGAGTTCCACGTAGAGTGCATGTAAGTTCTCCAGATACATGCTTGTATTCAAGTCTCAATTACTAACAGTCTATAGTACTCCTTGGTTGACGACTCGCCGACGAACTTGCCCCATCTGCAAGGGCGACGTAGTTCGATCTCTTGCTCAtggctcatcatctgagcCGCATTACGAACCATATCGCGACGATGCAagtgatgacgacgatgacgatgacgatggaacTATTGCAGAGGGCTCTGGCGCTCGTTCTGATGACCGTGAATCCGATCTTGAACAGGGGCTGCTTGCCAACGAAGGGCgaacttggcgatggagTCGACACGACGGTTGGCTCAGTATTTTCTCCAGTGGCATTAACAGGACAAGGTCTCCCTCTCCCGAGGACCGCAATCGATGATGCTATAGATACCCTGCTTGTTATGGGCGGCGAGCCATATGACATGGCGTTTTGTTTGTATACTTTTGGAGTTTTCTGGTTATTATCTGGCGCAATGGATGGATAGCTAGCGCACTGGGATACAGAGCACAGCATGGATTGCCAGGACTTTAGAATATCATATATTTGAATTTGGTTATAGTCAACGGGCTGCGCATGATTGGTGTCAAAGACACTTTCGCTGGGATAGGAATAGATATGGTATACCCTCATAGTCGGCTGTTGCATGTATTTTACGGACCATCACGAATAATTAGCAATTCACCTCGCTTCTTCGTTTCCCTGTTGTTTTGTGAGGTTACATATTTGCAGGGGCTGAGATAATGCTGAACGCCGAAAAAATACCATTGTCTATTTCTATTTTTATCTTTACATGACCGAATTGTTTTTTTAAATGACCTATACCCTGGACTCTTAGATGTAACCCTTGAGAATGGCGGCCTCTGCATTCAATATCGATGAACCAGCGGCACCAATAACGGCTGAAACGGTCAGTGTGACACAAGCTCTCAGAGGGGAAGATGGAAGACTCACTATTGTGGCTCAGGGCTGTAAACTTGATGTCAAAAATGCCAGCCTCATCTTCGCGAACACGGCCGACGCTGACAGTGTATCCACGGCCGAGGTCGCGGTCCAGACGGGGCTGAGGACGGTCAGGCTCATCGTCACCAAAGACCTTGATAGCGGGCTCAGGTGCAGAAGGGCATCCGAGAGCCTGGGCCTCACTCTTGTAATCCCGAAGAGCCTTGCGAACCTCCTCAGCTGAAGGAGCAGGCTTGCGCTCGAAACTCAAACTAACACATGCAGTGTGGCCGTCCATGACTGGAACGCGGTTACAAGTGGCAGAGACACGAAGACCCTCTTGCTCAATGAAGGCAGTACCCTTTTCATCAAGGCGACCAAGAATCTTGCGGGCTTCAgtctcgagcttgtcctcctcgccaGAGATGAAGGGGACaatgttgtcgatgatgtccATGCTGGAGACTCCAGGGTAACCGGCGCCAGAAACGGCCTGCAGAGTAACGATGGAGACGGTAGAGATGGGCCCGAAAGCAGCCTGGAGAGCGGCGAAGGGAATGACGAGACCAATGACGGCGCAGTTGGAGTTGCACACGAGGAAGCCCTTGTTAAGAGAGCGAACAGAGCGCTGATGAGggatgagatcgagatgTGGGAGGTTGACGGTGGGAACGACGAGAGGCACGAGAGGATCGCGACGGTAGTTCTTTGCGTTGGAGAAGACAGGAATATCGGccttgatgaactcgagCTCTGTAGACACATAAAGTTAGTGATATCAGTTATTGCTGATACGTGATAGAGAGGGATATACCGATATCGCCAGCGACGTCAGAGTCAAGACCACTAAAGACAACATCACagtccttgaactcctcagccttgcatTCTCTCACAACCATCTCGGCAATATCGCCCATGGGCGCGGCCTGCTTCCATCGTACGGCATCCTTGTACTTCTTGCCGGCGGAACGAGATGAGGCACCGATGGCGTGGAGGGTGAGGTATGGATGCTgagcaaggaggaggatgaagcgCTGGCCTACAGAGCCAGTGGCACCGAGGACACCTGTAGATGGATCAGTATTGATGCTAAATACGTATGTAGATGTTGGCATGGAAAGGAAAGTGGTGCGAAACCGGGATGGAGGGGAAGTGTTGAGGGGCGACTTACCGCACTTCTTGGTAGGGAATTGGGAGGCCATTGTCGGTGTATGCTTATTACAGAATCAACGAGAGACTCTTAACGGCCAAGACGTCAAGAGAGCCGGTCAAAGATAAGGTATAGTAAGTTGGGAGGTTGCTGGTGTTTAAATTTTGGCGTTGAGGCGAGTGAGTCTTAATGAAAGTACCGAGTAACGTTAGTAGGTACTAATATAACCCCGCCAAACTTCCGACCCCGTCATCGGAGCTGAGTCGCCGAATTTCAACAGGTGTAACCACTATGGCATGAGAGTGCTCTCTCATGGGTCGAGTTCATCGTCGAATAAAAGGCTTCAGTTTTTCAATTGGTCGCATCTAGAACGTTTGACGACAGGCAAAACACATGTTAAAAAGACTCATTGGATTGATAAGTAAGAAAAACCCTCCGAAGACCGAAGAGTTATAATTCGACCCGAAGCATTATGTCATGCACCTCTATCCCGAGGATGTCCCAGTAttgatggtgagcttgtTCAAGCTTCACCCTTTCTTCCTGTAACGAATTTCTCAAATTCAACGCAAAAGAATGAATGAAACGCCAGTTCATGCACACTAGAACCTCCAAGAACCCCCCTTCGTCCATCTCGAAACTGAATTGCCATATCCTGACCTACTTGTCTTGTCGGTCGCGATCTATGGCTCAATTGCGCTCTCTCGTTCATCGTTGGAGTAAATTCGGAACTGGACAAAGATGATAAGATCCTCAGCAATGGTGCCCAGAGAGCCAAGCAACCAAGGAAGCGCGTTCAGCAAGTACTTCTTGTCTTGGGAGTAGGCCACCAGGCTGATGCCATAAGTGAGGTTTCCGCTCATTGAGAGCATGAAGAAAAGCAATGCGAGGCCTGCAGATTATTAGTCTCATCCATTGATCACAAGCAGGATCAACATACCCTCGCATGACTTCTCCCGGtggttcttgatgatttggggAATTCGAGCACAGAGATAGAGCGCTGCGCTGATGTAACCCAGAATAAGTCCAGCAAGCTCCATTGGACTCTGGGCCTCCTCAGGCGCATCGGGGGTACCAGGGTCACCGCTCTCCCAAGCACCGACCTTGTACGAGACAAACCAGCCAGTGAACCCAATGACGTATACAGCGAGCAGGCTCAGGGTGTTGTGAAGCCAAGGCTTGCTATCGGGGGTCTCGTCTTCGCCGGTCACGATCTTCCTCAATGGGTCCATCGAGGACTCGGTATGTGTCGCATGGCGGCGCTGAGACCCAGGGAGGCCAAAAGAAGAGCTTCGTCTACGGGGCCCGTTGATCAGAGGGGACTCTTCTGTAGGATCGCTCGATCGACGTTCCCCGGCGCGACTCGCTCGACGGGCATTGAGAGCATTGTAGTAGACGGCCTGGCcgatgaggacgatatcgGCAATGCAGAAGTATCCTGCTAGGGCAACTGCAGTGGGAGCTAGGTGGGTGAACAAGGCTCCTAGAAAGCGGGCAGTTAGCCAAACTGAAAGTTGGCGTGGTGGCAAGCCACTTCTAGCCGACGTCAAAATTTTTGACCAGGGCACCAGACAATTGGCGTGGCAATGGTATTTGTCTCTGTGCCGAAGACAAATTTTGATTTTGGGGGACTCGGGTAGGAATGAGAACTAACCGATGAGGTTTGTGATGTcgcccaagagccagacGACCAGAAAGGCCATACTGAGGCCATCGGCGCTCTTGGCCTTGTAATTGGCGAACAATTGGGGTAGCTGCAGAGCATCGTTAGCCAAGATGGGGGAGATTTAAGGGTTTGCGCATGCAATTGAGACGGTGGACGTGAATGTGAATGCGAATGCAACACAAGGACGCGCAtatgagagaagagagagggaCGCACGAGGAGACATATCCAAGAGGTCAAGCTGATGCTACCAAAAATGCCCGACAGAGCCAGCGTGACTGGTAACGCATGCGCCGCAGCGGcgattgaggttgaagccAGCAGcggcatcgtcgtcgtttTCcaaggagttgaagagtgTAAaatcgagaagcagaatgagaatgagaatgagaatgagaagaggTTTAGATAAGGTAGATCAGATCaagtagaagaggaagatggtggtgCGACAAAGGTGGGTATCACGAGGGCAGCCAGCGACAAAGAGTTGCAAGTGAATGAATGTAGATCCAATCCCATAAGAGGCTCTGTTCTGATTCAGAGTTTGTTCTTCTGGTTGTAGtatgaagacaagaaagaaagaataaGATGGAGCAAAAAATACTTCAATAAGCAACAAACTTTAGTGTTCCACGATCAACGGTTAACCATACCAAACCCAGgtaaagcaaagcaaagcaaagcacTGCACTGCAGACACAAGACACAGATAAGAGATCCCCATGGGAGGTCGGCCCCGTTGTCGGGTTCAACAGTGGAGGTCTTATCGATCCGTTTGGTAACTGGTCATCATGTATTGGCCAGTTGAGGAGCGCTTATCGTTCAAAGTGACGCACTGGGCTTGGAGATCTTGTGAGCTAAAATATGGAGAACTCGCAGGCATTCCAAGGCGCGTGAGTCTTTTTGTGTGAGCCTGTCAGGCCTGTCCTGAGGCGGAGGGTGAGGTGAGTTTGTGAGATGCAGGGTCTATCTCCTCCGATAAGAGGCCGATTGACTCTTATCATGATAGCACTTATTGTAAACTCATGATACCTTATTCAAGACTCATGCAGAAACCTCTAGTCTAACTAAATAGGTGCTTTGCATAAATCTACTGCTTTCATGACAAACTATCGACCTCAGCTCTTCAGACTAGAGcaacctcagcagcctcagctcCATTCTTCCCAGCCACTTTCAATGTTTCACCGTAGAGCGGCACATGCCCACCATGATTCGCCATAAGCTTGCCCATCCCGCCTCCAGTAGCTAAGACCCCTGACAACTCATGAGCAACTATCGATCATGCTCCAGGAACTAACCTAGCTAACGTAAACATAGGCGGCCTTAGCCAACCGGTTCGCGCTCAGCTCTCCAGCTTCAAACGCTTTGGTCCAATCTAGAGTTCGCCTCTTTCTGATCCGTAACCTTGAGCTTAAGCGTGTTCATCTTTTTAAAGTCTTCATTTCCTTCTCAGATCTTTGATTCTGTTCCCTTTATTTCGTGACTGATAAACCTGCTGCATTCCATAGCCCTTCACACCTAGCGGCCGCCCTCGTTCTCttatgatgaagctcttctcagctggcGCGCTGGCTCTTGGCCTCGCTAACTTGCCTAGCACTTTTGCCTGGGGCAGTGAGCTCATTAATTCATCGTAACACAATTTCTTAATAAGCTCACATATCACAGGTCTCGGCCATATCACCACCGCTTACCTCGCCAGTCACTTTGTCGCAAACACCACTGAGGCTCACCTCAAGTATATTCTCTATAATGACGAGGAAGACTACTTGGCGAAGATAGCATCCTGGGCTGACTCGATCCGGTACACAGATTGGGGTCGATACACCAAGACATTTCACTTCATCGACGCTCATGACAGCCCTCCCAACAAGTGTGACGTCGACTTTGAGCGTGATTGCAAGGACGATGGTTGTGTTCTCACCGCCCTCAAGAACTATACCCAGCAATCAGTTGAGCCTCAGTTGCCCTTCTGGCAGCGCAACCAGGCCGCCAAGTTTGTCGTTCACTTTATCGGAGATCTGCACCAGCCTCTACATAACGAAAATGTCGAAAAGGGAGGTAACGGCCTCGCAGTAACATTTGACGGCCGCACGTTCAACCTCCACCACGTCTGGGACAGTTCTATCGCCGAGAAGCTGTTGGGTGGTCTGCACGGCGACCCCTTCAAGCTTGCCAACAACTGGGCCAACCAGCTTGCAGTCGAGATCACAGACGGCAAGTTTGCAGAGGCAAAAGACGCGTGGTTGAAGGATCTGGACTTCAGTGACCCCATCAGCACGGCACTTGCTTGGTCCCGAGAGGCCAATGCGCTCGTCTGTACTCACGGTAAGTCGATTaccccagcaacagctgcTGGATTTGCAACTCGTCTCTAACATGGATCTACAGTTCTGCCCGAGGGTGCCGATGCCATTGTCGGTCAGGAACTCGGAGGCGAGTACTTTGAAAAGGCCGCCCCTGTCATTGAGGAGCAGGTTGCCAAGGCCGGTTACAGAATGGCTGCCTGGCTGGACAAGATCGTTGAGGCGTACAAGGATGTTGAGCAGCAGGAGGTGTCCGAGGAGCTCTGATTGATTTTGTACGTAGAGTATAATGTTCTGGATATCTTGCAGCTGGTAGCTTCTTATGAATAAATGTGTTATGGTCTTGGGGAATGCAACTTTTGTGGTTATAAACTTGTGCTATTTGATGCTCCGCGACATCTAcacgatatcttcaacaGAGAATGCCAAGACCACGAAATGCCATGTGGAATCAATGTGCCTTGGTCCAGAAATTCAAAACATGACATCATTTCAATTAGGAGAATTGAATGATTCAGGCTCGCTTCGTGATCATGATTCATCCAGTGTCACTCCAAGCCTGAGACGAGTGATCAGTCAACAATTGCTGAAGGATTCTGCAAAAAATTGGGATGAAACAGGAACTTTGGGGAAACCGCGAATGTCTTATCGATATTGTAAGCTTAAAATACTATCGTGATGCCGAGTGAGATATTGTTACAGGTCCGTTACAGGGCACTGTTTGGACGCTACCTCGTGGTTGCAACGCCAATGTAGGGCATTGATGCTATTGCTAGTCTGCGACGTACCTGCAACACGCCTCCAACTTGTCTGTCAGTCGTGGGAACTGGTTGGACAGAGTTTAGATCTAAGTGTAAAGTCTGGATGAGATTAGACTGAAGTCAATGCCTGAGTTTGTGAGTGCAATAATCAATCAAGTGAAGAGTATTTCTGAATCTCAGAGGACCTGTTGACAGTAATTTGTGAGCATATACTGTGATATAATATACCTAGCAGTATAGCTAGGGTTGTCAGTCTTTCTCTCTTGGCATTATCAGCTACCTAGACATTAGAAACAGAACGAAGACATAGTAGTTGTTTTGACGGCGGACGAGCCAAGTCGACAGTTACAAAAATCCCCCATCCCAGAGAGGGCATCGTCTATTATTCATCAGATTCTCTCGatctggttgatgagttTTCTGTTACAGGGCGGACATTCTCCGACACTGGCGCTTAACAATGGTAGTTTCGAAGCTTCAGTGGACGAAACGCACTGTGCTTGGAGTTATAGGCACCCCTGGCAACTAGCTGCAGGTACATGTCGGTGCATACTCTGATTGGCTGCGCAACCAGCTACACAATACCGATTGGGAAGGAGGGGGCACGGCCTGAGACGTCTGCAGCCGCAtcccatctccaacttcaactcctAACTTGACTTGGATCTCTACTATCCGTATTACATACTCACTCAATCGCCTCTCGGAGATATGACCGTCCGCCAAGCTTAGCCAAGCGCTAAGGAAATTCACTACACTTGCTCCCAATCGACTAACATTCTCCAACGTCCCTGTTACACCACCTGAGAAAAGTCATCTCGACCTGCCCTGACTAACTGAGAGCCCAGCCCCAACAGGCATCTCAACTCTGGAGCCTGGACCCCTTGACCAAGCCGTCAGGTCGCTTCTGCCGCTGTCTCATGTTTTCGTTTCTCGGTCTCAGAAGTCCCAGGCAGTCAGTACTGTCACTGTGCTCCACGATGTtctgtcttggtgtttctcATCAAGTTTGATCGCTGCCCCTTTGCCTCTCAAGCGAGAGATGGATCTTGGGTACTGTTGCTCGCTCCAGCCGTTATCCATGGAGTTGTGACCCTGAACCGGGCCCCTTCAACCGCCCAGATGCCATCCGGTCTGATGTGCAAGCCCGAGACGTTGAATTGTCTGGGATTGTCATAATGAAAGCCAGCCTCTTTTCTCGGCAACTTCGTTTCcgatcatcatctccagtTTTCCCTGATGCTTTAAACCCTCGTCCCTTCGTCCCAAAATCGTACcattttctcttctcctcagctcTGGTAGTGTCTCTTTCTTTCATTCGTTCCTTTGAGACCAAGTTGACTTTACTGTGACcattc encodes:
- a CDS encoding aspartate-semialdehyde dehydrogenase — translated: MASQFPTKKCGVLGATGSVGQRFILLLAQHPYLTLHAIGASSRSAGKKYKDAVRWKQAAPMGDIAEMVVRECKAEEFKDCDVVFSGLDSDVAGDIELEFIKADIPVFSNAKNYRRDPLVPLVVPTVNLPHLDLIPHQRSVRSLNKGFLVCNSNCAVIGLVIPFAALQAAFGPISTVSIVTLQAVSGAGYPGVSSMDIIDNIVPFISGEEDKLETEARKILGRLDEKGTAFIEQEGLRVSATCNRVPVMDGHTACVSLSFERKPAPSAEEVRKALRDYKSEAQALGCPSAPEPAIKVFGDDEPDRPQPRLDRDLGRGYTVSVGRVREDEAGIFDIKFTALSHNTVIGAAGSSILNAEAAILKGYI